A genomic stretch from Streptomyces sp. QL37 includes:
- a CDS encoding IucA/IucC family siderophore biosynthesis protein, with protein MPTYPASHHPAKPHTPLDTPELNRTVWDRAAARLLAKMLGEFAYEEVIEPLPGTDAGTGRTGDYTLTLDDGATLRFRARRGVYGSWRVDPATIREASTGDTGDTGDTGADGTDGAPFRDPLRFLARGRRLLGLDGATLGHLIRELTATLTADARLDHTALTAAQLADLPYAELEGHQTGHPWLVANKGRLGFSATDAARFTPEARSATALPWIAVSTRIAGYRGVGRVTAPEDLYDQELDPDVRESFAAILRGRELDPTDYLFLPVHPWQWDEWIVPLFAPAIADGEIVPLHTDDDLRLPQQSIRTFTNVGRPERHTVKLPLSILNTLVWRGLPTERTLAAPAVTAWVQGLCDGDPFLRDTCRVILLGEVASVAVEHPLYDHLPESPYQFKEILGAIWREPLQPRLAPGERARTLASLLHTDPDGRSFTAELVARSGLAPAAWLARLFAALLPPLLHFLYRYGTVFSPHGENAIVVFDEHDVPVRLAIKDFVDDVNVSARPLPEHDAMPAPVRDILLTEDPSFLTQFIHSGLFVGVFRYLSPLCEEQLDVPEGEFWSLVRAEILRHHARFPDLKERFEIFDMLTPTIERLCLNRNRLHLDGYRDRPQRPHAAVHGSVPNPLHPSA; from the coding sequence GTGCCGACATATCCTGCGAGCCATCATCCGGCGAAGCCCCACACGCCGCTCGACACCCCGGAACTCAACCGGACCGTCTGGGACCGCGCGGCGGCGAGGCTCCTCGCCAAGATGCTCGGTGAGTTCGCCTACGAGGAAGTCATCGAACCCCTGCCCGGGACCGACGCCGGAACCGGGCGGACGGGCGACTACACCCTGACACTCGACGACGGCGCGACCCTGAGATTCCGCGCCCGGCGGGGCGTCTACGGCAGCTGGCGTGTCGACCCGGCGACGATCCGCGAGGCTTCCACCGGGGACACCGGGGACACCGGGGACACCGGGGCCGACGGCACCGACGGCGCACCCTTCCGGGATCCTCTGCGATTCCTCGCCCGGGGACGCCGCCTCCTCGGTCTCGACGGCGCCACGCTCGGCCACCTGATCCGCGAGCTCACCGCCACCCTCACGGCCGACGCCCGCCTCGACCACACGGCGCTCACCGCGGCGCAGCTCGCCGACCTCCCGTACGCCGAGCTCGAAGGCCACCAGACAGGACACCCCTGGCTCGTCGCGAACAAGGGCCGTCTCGGATTCTCCGCCACCGACGCCGCCCGCTTCACACCGGAAGCCCGGTCCGCGACCGCACTGCCCTGGATCGCCGTCAGCACCCGCATAGCGGGCTACCGGGGAGTGGGCCGGGTCACCGCCCCCGAAGACCTCTACGACCAGGAACTGGACCCGGATGTCCGGGAATCCTTCGCCGCGATCCTGCGTGGACGGGAGCTCGACCCCACGGACTACCTGTTCCTCCCCGTGCATCCATGGCAGTGGGACGAATGGATCGTCCCGCTCTTCGCCCCCGCGATCGCGGACGGCGAGATCGTCCCCCTGCACACCGACGACGACCTCCGGCTGCCGCAGCAGTCCATCCGTACCTTCACCAATGTGGGGCGGCCCGAACGGCACACGGTCAAACTGCCCCTGTCGATCCTCAACACCCTCGTCTGGCGGGGCCTGCCGACCGAACGCACGCTCGCCGCCCCGGCCGTCACGGCATGGGTCCAGGGGCTGTGCGACGGCGATCCGTTCCTCCGGGACACCTGCCGCGTCATCCTGCTCGGCGAGGTCGCCTCGGTGGCCGTCGAGCACCCGCTCTACGACCACCTCCCCGAGTCCCCGTACCAGTTCAAGGAGATCCTCGGTGCGATCTGGCGGGAGCCGCTCCAGCCGCGGCTGGCACCCGGCGAACGCGCCCGTACGCTGGCCTCGCTGCTGCACACGGACCCCGACGGCCGTTCCTTCACCGCCGAGCTCGTCGCCCGTTCGGGACTGGCCCCGGCAGCCTGGCTCGCCCGGCTCTTCGCCGCGCTGCTGCCTCCGCTGCTGCACTTCCTGTACCGCTACGGCACGGTCTTCTCCCCGCACGGAGAGAACGCCATCGTCGTCTTCGACGAGCACGACGTACCCGTGCGGCTGGCGATCAAGGACTTCGTCGACGACGTGAACGTCAGCGCCCGGCCGCTGCCCGAGCACGACGCGATGCCGGCGCCCGTCCGGGACATCCTGCTGACGGAGGACCCCTCCTTCCTCACCCAGTTCATCCACTCCGGGCTCTTCGTGGGTGTCTTCCGCTATCTGTCGCCCCTGTGCGAGGAGCAACTGGACGTACCGGAGGGTGAATTCTGGTCACTCGTCCGTGCCGAGATCCTGAGGCACCATGCCCGGTTCCCCGACCTCAAGGAGCGGTTCGAGATCTTCGACATGCTGACGCCGACGATCGAGCGCCTGTGCCTCAACCGCAACCGTCTGCATCTGGACGGCTACCGCGACCGCCCGCAGCGCCCGCACGCCGCCGTTCACGGTTCCGTCCCCAACCCGCTCCACCCCTCCGCGTGA
- the lexA gene encoding transcriptional repressor LexA: MTTTADSATITAQDHRSQSRLEPVHAMNDSVMNAEGPEPTRPARSLPGRPPGIRADSSGLTDRQRRVIEVIRDSVQRRGYPPSMREIGQAVGLSSTSSVAHQLMALERKGFLRRDPHRPRAYEVRGSDQPSTQPTDTTGKPAASYVPLVGRIAAGGPILAEESVEDVFPLPRQLVGDGELFVLKVVGDSMIEAAIMDGDWVTVRRQPVAENGDIVAAMLDGEATVKRFKREDGHVWLLPHNSAYQPIPGDEATILGKVVAVLRRV; the protein is encoded by the coding sequence GTGACCACCACCGCAGACAGTGCCACCATCACTGCCCAGGACCACCGCTCCCAGAGCCGACTTGAGCCGGTGCATGCCATGAATGACTCAGTCATGAACGCGGAGGGGCCGGAGCCCACGCGCCCCGCACGCTCTTTGCCCGGCCGACCTCCTGGAATCCGGGCGGACAGCTCCGGGCTCACGGACCGGCAGCGGCGCGTGATCGAGGTGATCCGGGATTCCGTGCAGCGAAGGGGCTATCCCCCGTCGATGCGCGAGATCGGCCAGGCGGTGGGGCTGTCGAGCACCTCGTCCGTCGCCCATCAGCTGATGGCTCTGGAGCGCAAGGGCTTCCTGCGCCGCGACCCCCACCGGCCGCGCGCCTACGAGGTCCGGGGCTCGGACCAGCCCAGCACCCAGCCGACCGACACCACCGGGAAGCCCGCGGCCTCGTACGTGCCGCTGGTCGGCCGGATCGCCGCCGGCGGGCCGATCCTCGCCGAGGAGTCCGTCGAGGACGTCTTCCCGCTCCCCCGCCAGCTCGTCGGTGACGGCGAGCTCTTCGTGCTGAAGGTCGTCGGTGACTCGATGATCGAGGCGGCGATCATGGACGGGGACTGGGTCACGGTCCGGCGCCAGCCGGTCGCGGAGAACGGCGACATCGTGGCAGCCATGCTGGACGGCGAGGCCACGGTGAAGCGGTTCAAGCGCGAGGACGGCCATGTGTGGCTGCTCCCGCACAACTCCGCCTACCAGCCGATCCCCGGCGACGAGGCGACGATCCTGGGCAAGGTCGTGGCGGTGCTGCGGCGGGTGTGA
- a CDS encoding GNAT family N-acetyltransferase: MHQADAHTGTGAVPPDGTGTEDTLELRLTEELLALLGDGSAAAASADASALVGDPGAWSPVRTPAGVFQLVAVEPERDLAVISRWMNDPAVAAFWELEGPESVTAAHLRRQLEGDGRSVPCLGVLAGTPMSYWEIYRADLDPLARHYPARPHDMGIHLLIGGVGNRGRGIGTVLLRAVADLVIDNRPLCGRVVAEPDLRNTPSVSAFLSAGFRFCAEVDLPDKRAALMVRDRAHRDRL, translated from the coding sequence GTGCATCAAGCCGATGCCCACACCGGGACCGGTGCCGTCCCGCCCGACGGCACCGGCACCGAGGACACCCTGGAGCTACGGCTCACCGAGGAGCTCCTCGCCCTGCTCGGTGACGGGTCGGCGGCCGCCGCGAGCGCCGACGCCTCCGCTCTCGTGGGAGACCCCGGCGCGTGGAGTCCGGTCAGGACCCCCGCCGGGGTGTTCCAACTCGTCGCGGTGGAACCCGAACGCGATCTGGCGGTGATCAGCCGCTGGATGAACGATCCGGCGGTCGCCGCCTTCTGGGAGCTCGAGGGGCCGGAGTCGGTCACCGCGGCGCACCTCCGCCGGCAGCTCGAAGGGGACGGCCGCAGCGTCCCCTGCCTCGGCGTCCTCGCCGGTACCCCCATGAGCTACTGGGAGATCTACCGCGCGGATCTGGACCCGCTCGCCCGCCACTACCCGGCCCGGCCCCACGACATGGGGATCCACCTCCTCATCGGCGGCGTGGGCAACCGGGGACGGGGCATCGGCACCGTGCTGCTCAGGGCCGTCGCCGATCTCGTGATCGACAACCGTCCGCTCTGCGGGCGTGTCGTCGCGGAGCCGGATCTGCGCAACACCCCGTCCGTGTCCGCCTTCCTGAGCGCCGGCTTCCGCTTCTGCGCGGAAGTGGACCTTCCAGACAAGCGCGCCGCCCTGATGGTCCGTGACCGAGCCCACCGTGACCGCCTGTGA
- a CDS encoding ATP-dependent DNA helicase — translation MTKPSLPELLHAAVTAVGGTERPGQVSMAEAVAEAVDDNAHLLVQAGTGTGKSLGYLVPALAHGERVVVATATLALQRQLVERDLPRTVDALHPLLRRRPQFAMLKGRSNYLCLHRLHEGAPQDEEEGLFDQFEAAAPSSKLGQDLLRLRDWSDETETGDRDDLTPGVSDRAWSQISVSSRECLGATKCAYGAECFAEAARERAKLADVVVTNHALLAIDAIEGAPVLPKHEVLIVDEAHELVSRVTGVATGELTPGQVNRAVRRAAKLVNEKAADALLTASEGFERVMELALPGRLEEVPEDLGYALMALRDAARTVISALGGTRDKNVQDEDAVRKQAMASVESIHSVAERITQGSEYDVVWYERHDRFGASVRVAPLSVSGLLREKLFADRSVVLTSATLKLGGDFNGVGASLGLAPEGTAGDDIPQWKGLDVGSPFDYPKQGILYVARHLATPGREGSRTDMLDELAELVEAAGGRTLGLFSSMRAAQAAAEELRGRQDKPILLQGEETLGELIKNFAADPETCLFGTLSLWQGVDVPGPNCQLVIMDRIPFPRPDDPLMSARQKAVEDAGGNGFMAVAATHAALLMAQGAGRLVRAMGDKGVVAVLDPRLANARYGSYLRASLPDFWYTTDRNQARRSLAAIDAAAKTAQ, via the coding sequence ATGACGAAGCCATCTCTCCCCGAGCTCCTCCATGCCGCCGTCACCGCCGTCGGCGGTACGGAGCGCCCCGGCCAGGTCTCCATGGCCGAGGCCGTCGCCGAGGCTGTGGACGACAACGCCCATCTGCTCGTCCAGGCCGGTACCGGCACGGGCAAGTCCCTCGGCTACCTGGTCCCGGCGCTGGCCCACGGCGAGCGGGTCGTGGTGGCCACGGCCACCCTGGCCCTCCAGCGTCAGCTGGTGGAGCGGGACCTTCCGCGTACGGTCGACGCGCTGCACCCGCTGCTGCGCCGTCGGCCGCAGTTCGCGATGCTCAAGGGCAGGTCGAACTACCTCTGTCTGCACCGGCTCCACGAAGGAGCTCCGCAGGACGAGGAGGAAGGGCTCTTCGACCAGTTCGAAGCGGCGGCGCCGTCGAGCAAGCTGGGCCAGGACCTGCTGCGGCTGCGGGACTGGTCGGACGAGACGGAGACCGGCGACCGGGACGACCTGACGCCGGGTGTCTCGGACCGTGCCTGGTCCCAGATCTCCGTCTCCTCGCGCGAGTGCCTCGGCGCCACCAAGTGCGCCTACGGCGCGGAGTGCTTCGCGGAGGCGGCCCGGGAGAGGGCCAAGCTCGCCGATGTCGTCGTCACGAACCACGCCCTGCTCGCGATCGACGCGATCGAAGGCGCCCCGGTGCTTCCCAAGCACGAGGTGCTCATCGTCGACGAGGCCCATGAGCTGGTCTCCCGGGTCACCGGGGTCGCCACCGGCGAGCTCACCCCCGGCCAGGTGAACAGGGCGGTGCGACGTGCGGCCAAGCTGGTCAACGAGAAGGCGGCCGACGCCCTGCTGACCGCGTCCGAGGGCTTCGAGCGGGTCATGGAGCTGGCGCTCCCGGGACGCCTCGAAGAGGTACCCGAAGACCTCGGCTACGCACTGATGGCCCTGCGTGACGCCGCGCGCACGGTGATCTCCGCCCTCGGGGGGACCCGCGACAAGAACGTCCAGGACGAGGACGCGGTGCGCAAGCAGGCGATGGCGTCCGTCGAGTCGATCCACAGTGTCGCGGAGCGCATCACCCAGGGCTCGGAGTACGACGTCGTCTGGTACGAGCGCCACGACCGCTTCGGGGCGTCGGTCCGGGTCGCACCGCTGTCCGTGTCCGGGCTGCTGCGCGAGAAGCTGTTCGCCGACCGCTCGGTGGTGCTGACCTCGGCCACGCTCAAGCTCGGCGGCGATTTCAACGGGGTGGGGGCCTCGCTCGGTCTCGCGCCCGAGGGCACGGCGGGCGACGACATCCCGCAGTGGAAGGGACTCGACGTCGGCTCGCCCTTCGACTACCCGAAGCAGGGCATTCTGTACGTCGCCCGGCACCTGGCCACGCCAGGCCGGGAAGGTTCCCGCACCGACATGCTCGACGAGCTCGCGGAGCTGGTGGAGGCGGCGGGCGGTCGCACCCTGGGCCTGTTCTCGTCCATGCGGGCGGCCCAGGCGGCAGCCGAGGAGCTGCGCGGCAGGCAGGACAAACCGATCCTGCTGCAGGGCGAGGAGACACTCGGAGAGCTGATCAAGAATTTCGCGGCGGACCCCGAGACATGTCTGTTCGGGACGCTGTCCCTCTGGCAGGGCGTCGATGTCCCCGGTCCGAACTGCCAGCTCGTGATCATGGACCGGATTCCGTTCCCCCGGCCGGACGATCCGCTGATGAGCGCCCGGCAGAAGGCGGTCGAGGACGCGGGCGGCAACGGGTTCATGGCGGTGGCGGCGACACATGCGGCTCTGCTGATGGCACAGGGCGCGGGCCGGCTCGTCCGGGCCATGGGCGACAAGGGCGTGGTCGCGGTACTCGACCCCCGGCTGGCCAACGCCCGGTACGGGAGCTATCTCCGCGCCTCGCTGCCCGACTTCTGGTACACCACGGACCGCAACCAGGCGCGGCGCTCGCTCGCGGCCATCGATGCGGCGGCCAAGACCGCTCAGTGA
- a CDS encoding IucA/IucC family protein: MNPTPAPEADGPLTSQQRGHDLPEGPLAVESTTVPRQKAGPHGLPRAGSDPLTGTVPSDRPGDTVRDPLDHPDPLRAADSSGTENLLRCWTRENDLPRPRGNTLRVPLPASGTALLVPVAHWSATGWHRFGTPSLENAPENAPGVDAVTVAALLSRESERNAGVDLVARVADSVRHTAAFIADRRRTPTAPPEADLFLTAEQSLVLGHPLHPTPKSREGLSESETLLYSPELRGSFPLHWMAVDRSVLATESAWTKAGRPVSAEALLAPHAEGLDLPEGTTALPLHPWQAAEVLRRPEVVALCEKGLLHDLGPYGERWHPTSSVRTVHRPGSDLMLKLSLGVRITNSRRENLRKELHRGTEVHRLLRTGLADRWQEAHPGFDIVRDPAWLAVDQPDGSPVPGLDVMLRHNPFGPADDAVCIAGLTAPRPWPGRPGTHSRLADTVFSLAARTGRTTGAVCAEWFLRYLDRVVLPVLWLDANAGVALEAHQQNTLVLLDPDGWPVGGRYRDNQGYYFRESHRAALERRLPGIGAVSDTFVSDAVTDERLAYYLGINNVFGLIGAFGAQRLADEQLLLAAFRRFLEGNVALGSSLPAYLLETGQLRCKANLLTRMHGLDELVGPVDTQSVYVTIANPLTGDKA, from the coding sequence GTGAACCCCACCCCTGCGCCCGAGGCCGACGGCCCCCTCACCAGCCAGCAGCGAGGCCATGACCTCCCGGAGGGCCCCCTCGCCGTGGAGTCGACGACCGTGCCGCGCCAGAAGGCCGGTCCGCACGGCCTCCCGCGTGCCGGGTCGGACCCCCTGACAGGCACTGTCCCGTCGGACCGTCCCGGCGACACGGTGCGGGACCCGCTGGACCACCCGGACCCGCTCCGGGCCGCGGACTCGTCCGGTACGGAGAATCTGCTGCGCTGCTGGACCAGGGAGAACGACCTCCCCCGCCCCCGGGGAAACACCCTGCGCGTTCCGCTCCCCGCGAGCGGCACCGCCCTGCTCGTCCCGGTCGCCCACTGGTCCGCGACGGGCTGGCACCGCTTCGGGACGCCGTCCCTGGAGAACGCGCCCGAGAACGCCCCGGGCGTCGACGCCGTCACCGTGGCGGCGCTGCTCAGCCGGGAGAGCGAGCGGAACGCCGGAGTCGACCTGGTGGCCAGGGTGGCCGACTCCGTACGGCACACAGCGGCCTTCATCGCCGACCGGCGCCGCACACCCACCGCGCCGCCCGAGGCCGATCTCTTCCTCACCGCCGAGCAGTCCCTCGTGCTCGGCCACCCCCTGCACCCCACGCCCAAGAGCCGCGAAGGCCTCTCCGAGTCGGAGACGCTGCTCTACTCACCCGAGCTGCGTGGCTCCTTCCCGCTCCACTGGATGGCCGTGGACCGTTCCGTGCTGGCCACGGAATCGGCGTGGACGAAGGCCGGCCGGCCGGTCTCCGCGGAGGCACTCCTCGCACCGCACGCCGAAGGGCTGGACCTCCCCGAAGGAACCACGGCCCTCCCGCTCCACCCCTGGCAGGCCGCGGAGGTCCTGCGCCGCCCCGAGGTCGTCGCCCTGTGCGAGAAGGGCCTTCTGCACGACCTCGGTCCGTACGGCGAACGCTGGCACCCCACCTCGTCCGTCCGCACCGTCCACCGCCCGGGCTCCGACCTCATGCTGAAGCTGTCCCTGGGCGTACGCATCACCAACTCCCGCCGGGAGAACCTCCGTAAGGAGCTCCACCGCGGAACCGAGGTGCACCGGCTGCTGCGCACCGGCCTCGCCGACCGCTGGCAGGAGGCGCACCCGGGCTTCGACATCGTCCGGGACCCGGCCTGGCTCGCCGTCGACCAACCGGACGGCAGCCCCGTCCCCGGCCTCGACGTGATGCTCCGCCACAATCCCTTCGGCCCCGCCGACGACGCGGTGTGCATCGCCGGACTCACCGCCCCCCGGCCGTGGCCCGGCCGTCCCGGCACGCACTCGCGGCTCGCCGACACGGTCTTCTCGCTGGCCGCGCGAACGGGCAGGACGACCGGGGCGGTGTGCGCCGAGTGGTTCCTGCGCTATCTCGACCGCGTCGTCCTCCCCGTCCTCTGGCTCGACGCCAATGCGGGCGTCGCCCTGGAGGCCCACCAGCAGAACACGCTCGTACTCCTCGACCCGGACGGCTGGCCCGTCGGCGGCAGGTACCGCGACAACCAGGGCTACTACTTCCGGGAGTCCCACCGGGCCGCACTCGAGCGCCGGCTCCCGGGCATCGGTGCCGTCAGCGACACCTTCGTCTCCGACGCCGTCACGGACGAGCGGCTCGCCTACTACCTCGGCATCAACAACGTGTTCGGACTGATCGGTGCCTTCGGCGCCCAGCGGCTCGCCGACGAACAGCTGCTTCTCGCCGCGTTCCGCCGCTTCCTCGAAGGCAACGTCGCGCTGGGTTCCTCCCTGCCCGCCTACCTTCTGGAGACCGGTCAGCTCCGTTGCAAGGCCAACCTGCTGACGCGGATGCACGGCCTCGACGAGCTCGTCGGCCCGGTCGACACCCAGTCCGTGTACGTCACCATCGCCAATCCGCTCACCGGCGACAAGGCATGA
- a CDS encoding diaminobutyrate--2-oxoglutarate transaminase family protein — translation MAVTEPAPVALSPAHEGILRRQALRESAARTYARSLPIVPVRARGMTIEGADGRRYLDCLSGAGTLALGHNHPVVLEAIRKVIDSGAPLHVLDLATPVKDAFTTELFATLPRELADNARIQFCGPAGTDAVEAAFKLVRTASGRSELLAFTGAYHGMTAGALAASGGATDVRVTRLPFPQNYRCPFGAGGERGADIAARWTEYLLDDPKGGVPAPAAMILEPVQGEGGVNPAPDGWMRRMREITQERSIALIADEVQTGVGRTGTFWAVEHSGIVPDVMVLSKAIGGSLPLAVIVYRSELDLWQPGAHAGTFRGNQLAMAAGAATLAYVRENRLAERAGTLGARMLARLQALGADHPSIGDVRGRGLMIGIELVDPEAEPLTVTAESGSAPPPDPALAAAVQQECLRRGLIVELGGRHSAVVRLLPPLTLTDEQATAVVDRLADALRAAERSPYRRAAAGPTR, via the coding sequence GTGGCCGTGACCGAACCAGCTCCGGTGGCGCTTTCCCCTGCGCACGAGGGGATTCTGCGGCGTCAGGCACTACGAGAATCGGCGGCCCGCACCTATGCGCGGTCCCTGCCGATCGTGCCTGTGCGCGCGCGGGGCATGACGATCGAGGGCGCGGACGGCCGGCGCTATCTCGACTGTCTGTCAGGGGCGGGCACGCTGGCACTCGGCCACAACCACCCCGTGGTGCTCGAGGCCATCAGGAAGGTCATCGACTCCGGCGCGCCACTGCACGTGCTCGATCTCGCGACACCCGTCAAGGACGCCTTCACGACCGAGCTGTTCGCCACCCTGCCCCGTGAACTGGCCGACAACGCCCGGATCCAGTTCTGCGGTCCGGCCGGGACGGACGCCGTCGAGGCGGCCTTCAAGCTGGTCCGAACAGCGAGCGGGCGCAGCGAACTCCTCGCCTTCACCGGCGCGTACCACGGAATGACCGCCGGTGCCCTGGCCGCTTCGGGCGGGGCCACGGATGTCCGGGTGACGCGGCTGCCCTTCCCGCAGAACTACCGCTGTCCCTTCGGAGCCGGCGGGGAGCGGGGCGCGGACATCGCCGCGCGCTGGACGGAGTACCTCCTGGACGACCCCAAGGGCGGGGTGCCCGCTCCGGCCGCCATGATCCTGGAGCCGGTCCAGGGGGAGGGCGGCGTGAACCCGGCCCCGGACGGCTGGATGCGCCGGATGCGGGAGATCACCCAGGAGCGTTCCATCGCCCTGATCGCGGACGAGGTGCAGACCGGAGTCGGCAGGACAGGCACCTTCTGGGCGGTCGAGCACAGCGGTATCGTGCCCGACGTGATGGTGCTCTCGAAAGCCATCGGCGGCTCACTGCCCCTGGCGGTGATCGTCTACCGCTCCGAGCTCGACCTCTGGCAGCCGGGCGCCCACGCCGGCACCTTCCGGGGCAACCAACTCGCCATGGCGGCCGGCGCCGCGACCCTCGCGTACGTCCGGGAGAACCGGCTCGCCGAACGCGCCGGCACACTCGGCGCGCGCATGCTCGCCCGGCTCCAGGCGCTCGGCGCGGACCATCCGAGCATCGGCGACGTCCGTGGCCGCGGCCTGATGATCGGCATCGAACTCGTCGACCCCGAGGCGGAGCCGCTCACCGTCACCGCCGAGAGCGGCTCCGCCCCGCCGCCCGATCCGGCCCTCGCCGCGGCGGTGCAGCAGGAGTGTCTGCGCCGCGGCCTCATCGTCGAACTCGGCGGACGCCACAGCGCCGTGGTCCGCCTGCTCCCTCCCCTCACTCTCACCGACGAACAGGCGACCGCGGTCGTGGACCGCCTCGCCGACGCGCTGAGAGCGGCCGAGCGCTCTCCGTACCGCCGGGCCGCTGCCGGGCCGACCCGCTGA